The genomic region gttgagcttcatctggagctgaagctgagCCGACGTCACTCAGTCgcttctttaaacagtttatGATTTGAcagaataatcaaaataatttcCTCTTTGTCGCTCAGAATAAAAAGTTTGTTCTTGCGTCagcgaagtttaaatctgcctCTTCAGCTTTTGACCAAGACGACACATTTTGAGCCAAAATTATGACAAAAATTTGAGtgaactaagaaaaaaaaaagtctgaatcACTTCCAAAATTCAATATAAACACGGATTAAACGGATGAAGGTTTTAATGTAGAATTCACAACAGAAAAGTTTATATTCTGTCTCCAAACCCAGAAAACAGTAGGATTATATAAACCGTCGTAGAACGTTTGTGACTTAAACAGATCTGCTGTCAAGGAAACTCCGGCGTGTCGAGGCGGCGTGTGATTCTGAGGTGTTTTTTTACTCGTAAACATGAAACTAAAGCGACAAAACCACAACGTCAGAACTCGAACTCAAACAAACCGACAGGATCCTCCCGTCGCTCCGTCTTTCTGTCGTTTTTCATTTAtactgattgttttgtttttttttgcactgacTCTGCTGCGTCCCGACCGCCATGACCCTTTCTCATCACCACAGCGGTATTTTGGTTGCGTTTTGGTTaagcctcacacacacacacacacacacacacacacagtaacatCTCTAATCTCTTTCTCTCGTCTCtttctgcacaaacacaaacagatctCAGTTTTTTAGATCCAGTTTGGTCGAACCCGTTGCTCGAGTCGGCGTCTCGATGGGAGCAAAACcgcaggccccgccccttttcaaATTGTGAACTGGGCAGTTGCAGCGTCTGAGCAAAACAGGAAATTTCATATTTCCTTTGCTGCTTATAGCGACGACTTGCATCACTTCACTTCTGCATCTCAGGACGGCCACAGTCAAACCCCAACAAACTGTGAATGAAGAGAAGTACTCAAGGggtttgtacttaagtaaaagtacaaatacacaggtgacaaggtaaaagtatcacatgaaaaacagcTACTTAAGAAAAAGGATTTGAGTTTTAAAATggactttaagagtaaaacataAGAGTTGAACTACGTGTTTAAGGAGctactttaagagtaaagtgtaaaagtatttaagtgtaaaagtatttaagtgtaaaagtatttaagtgtaaaagtatttaagtgtagAGAtattgttgaacaaaatatgtgtcattttaaatcagtaacaaaacaaatcagtttctgcatttttcttttgaattttgtgtttttatttttgctagaAGTGGAAACTTGAACTGGAAAAGTCTGAAGTACTCAAgtgttgtgttacttaagtaaaagtacaaatacacagcTGAAAaggtactaaagtaaaagtctCGCAGATTTTTGCTTATCTGGGACGATTTTGGTGTTTTGTGGCAAATGGCAACTCAGcaagaagtaaaaaaaagtacaaatacagcggtaaaagtactacatggactaatctacttaagtaaaagtgtttaagaacctgtttaaaaatgtactttaagagtaaaaagtgtaaatgtaatgatatttattcatttttcctttgaattttgtgtttttatttttgcttgaagctcaaaaactttagtcaggatgtacACAGAGGAATGAAGTACTGCAgtgttgtgttacttaagtaaaagtacaaatacacagcTGAAAaggtactaaagtaaaagtaaaagtatcgcatgaaaacagctacttaagtaaaaggatttgagttttaaaatgtacttcaagagtaagaagtaagtgtttaaaaatgtactttaggagtcaaaagtaaaagtatttaagtgtaaaagtacagatatagattaaaaaatgacatattttgttcaacagtaaagATACGAATcgatttcttcatttttctttagTCAGGATGTACACAGAGGAATGAAGTACTGCAGTGTTgtgtaacttaagtaaaagtacaaatacacagcTGAAAAggtactaaaataaaagtatctcatgaaaacagccacttaagtaaaaggatttaaattctaaaatgtactttaagtgtaaaaagtgtttaaaaatgtaccttaagtgtaaaaagtacgtgtttaagtacctgtttaagaAAGTACTTGGTGTAATCGTTGTGACGTCTTTCGTAAACGCTCCGCAGCCTCATCTCGTTAATCAGAGCTCGTGGTTTGTGGTTTGGAGTTGAGaaattataaaatgtacataaagttTATACGCAGGAaattcatatcaaaacaaaagccaaaagttGCTTTTTCTTTGCGTTAAATCTCCCAAACTCCTCATATTCCATGGGCAGTGTTGTGTTATcggagtgtcttgctcaaggacacagtgatAATACTCATCAGGAGAAGGGAATCGGCTCTACCTGCTGAGCCACAAAATCAAAAAGCATTTAAAGTTGGGATTGACCGTTTATCGAGGTTTGGGACCGGCTCAAAGAAACAGGACGACACAAGTTTAACAGGAAATGACTCGTTAAagttaataatttaatttaatcatgtgccacagagacactgacgaTCGTTTCACATCTTTTATCGATTCACAAAATGTACACGAGATgacaaagaaaagaacaaaaagtcacacacgcacttgcccaaagacacaacaacagtgtgcgggatttgaaccatagactgtagtgACGTCACGGTTCACATTTCTCTGTCTCGCCcatttttttgtgcagttttacacgtttttttttttacattgcctGAACGTggattgtgtcctgcgtcctgattggctgttggactgtagaccattgtgtcgtgcgtcctgattggctgttggactgtagaccattgtgtcgtgcgtcctgattggctgttggactgtagaccattgtgtcgtgcgtcctgattggctgttggactgtagaccattgtgtcgtgcgtcctgattggctgttggactgtagaccattgtgtcgtgcgtcctgattggctgttggactgtagaccattgtgtcgtgcgtcctgattggctgttggactgtagaccattgtgtcgtgcgtcctgattggctgttggactgtagaccattgtgtcgtgcgtcctgattggctgttggactgtagaccattgtgtcgtgcgtcctgattggctgttggactgtagaccattgtgtcgtgcgtcctgattggctgttggactgtagaccattgtgtcgtgcgtcctgattggctgttggactgtagaccattgtgtcgtgcgtcctgattggctgttggactgtagaccattgtccatcagtctcctccgtgccgtgtctcctgtccagtacagaatgtgttcagacaaatttacataaacgttggatctcagtgtgactctgaagtgctgtacgtttgcgatttgttttctccccgacaaaacccacaatgtcgatgaaacgttctgtaccgacaaagacgcctacgaaggtttgaactttgagagagtttaaacgagagagaaatgtgagaaaatgttaacgcctgtgtgagaaaagtgtataaagtgtgtggtgaggggttttacagacaaaaacagagagaataatgtaaaaaataaagacgatacttcacagattacgtttattgcgggttatttttagaacgtgacccccgcgataaacgagggaccagtgtttatataaatagacgTTGCTAaagtgtgtctgtaaatcaagatctgaacattaataacagacaaatcaggtccttctttccccgaggtcgctcctgttagcgttagcaacaggtttgattgacagcgttgctaagggcccactCTCTGCTAAATCATCAGTGCGGcagggaagaggcgttaccttcaacagcctcgctccggattggctctttggttgctatgatactcgcggtcggaagtCAGAAAgctccagattcgccgctataactgctagcctggatgagctAGCAGTTGTAGCGGCTAACCGTagctacagtctatggtttgaaccCGCAACTTTCAGACACAGTGACATaaatccagtgtttttgttttgtttataaagTTCTAGTACGGAGTGGGTTTCAAACACTTCTTCTTAATGGAGTTTTCTAACACTTTCGGCTTCACCGTGAGCAGAAGAATGACAGAAATTCCCACGAACGACACGCAAACCGGCACGAACAACACGATGTACCAGAACAACGGCTCTGTCTGGACGAAACACAACGACGGGTCAAACCTCTCCACAAAATGAGTCCTGCGGAAAAAATCTACACATTTGATATCCGATTTATCCGCTATGTTCAGTGTCTCTTGTTTTTCAAAAGTCCTGAACCATTCCGTTTGGCAGCAGTTAAACGAATTCCCCGTGAGGTAAACCGTCGTAAGAGTCGTTGCTAGCGCTCCAGCCTGGTCCGCCGGGATGGTCGATAAAACGTTGTCTCTCAAATCCAGACTTTTAAGCCCGATTTGCCGAAGTGAAGTTGGGAATTGGGAAAGAGAGTTGCTCGAGATGTTCAGGGATTTCAAACTTTGGAATTCTGAAAAGTCAAAGTTTTGGATTTTCGTGTTTCCCAAACCCAGGTGTTGTAACGTCGTCCATAGAGTTTGGAGCGATTGTTCCACGTTCAAACCTGGATTTTCCGACAGTTCCAAATGCGTAAGCGACATTCCTGAAAACGCAGAGTTAGGAATATTTTTGATGTTGCAGCTTTTTAGATAAAGCTGTTTTAAGTTTCTTACGTCTTTCCAGTCGACGCAACGGGAGAAGTTATTCACAGGCTCCTCAACGCAAACGTCGATGTCGTTATAGCTCAGATCCACCGACCTGAGGTTTAGCAAAGACGGGAATAACCTCGTCGGAAGAAAACTGAGATTATTCTGGCTCAGATTAAAATACGTCAGATTCCCAAGCGTCCTCAAATCGTCGTCACTTGCTTGTACGTGGTTTAGCTCATTCCGGCTAACGTCTAGTTCGTACAAGCTCCCGGAAAACCGCTCCGAAGTGAAGTTCAGTTTCTCCAGACAGTTAACGGACATTTTGAGTCTGGACAAAAGCGGCATTTTTTGAATAAATCCTTGCGGGAAGTACGTCACATGATTTCCTCTTAGATCTAAAATTAGCAAAGAAGAAACGTCCCCGTGAAGATCCTCCTGCCACAGTTGTGCCGTGACGTTGGCGGCGTAGTTTTTCAGATTGTAAAACTCGACAGTAGTGGTGATGTTCGGGTTCGTGGAGTTGTCCAAGTGTTCGTAAAAACTTAAACGATTATCGGACAGGTACAGGTTTTGCAAATGGCTACGGGTCGGGAGAAACGGGAAAAACAGAAGGTTGTTATGAGACAGATCCAACGTTTCTAATTGGAAAGTTTCGTTAACGTCTTGTCTCGAAATAAACCAGTCGATGAGATTGTTGCTCGCGTTTAAAACCTGCAGCTGCGTCAGGTGGAAGTCCGTGAGACATGGGAGACTGTTGAACGCCAAGTTTAACCTCTGGAGTTTGTGGTTGCCGTGGAAAGCGTTGTCGATCTCGAATAAAAAATTTCGTTGCAGGTCCAGCTCCGTCAAACGATGAAGACGACGGAATATATCTTCGTCCAGTCGTTGGATGACATTTCCGGACAGGTTCAGGCGTTCCACGGATGTCAGATTCCCGAGCAGAACTCCCACCATTTCCTCGTCCAATTTATTCTCGGAAAGATCTAGACTTTGTAGAGTTCGTAGCTCGTTTAACGCCGCGCCGCTTTCGTGAAACCCGACGGAAAGGCTGTTATTGGCGAAGTTCAGACTGGTTAGCACGTGCGAGTCTCGAAAGGCGGCGGACTGTATCGTCGTTAGCTGGTTGCAGGCTAAGCTAAGCGTCCTGAGCGCGGGGTAGCGGCGCAGAGAGTCGTCCGTTAGTGTCGTGATGTGGTTCTGGTGGAGTTGGAGTTCCTCGATGTTTTGGGACAGGTCCGCGGGGACGGAGGACAGCCGGCGGTCGTTGCACACCGCCGTATTCTGCATCTGTGAAGAAGAACGTGTGAGATGTTTGGGGTAAATTTAGCGTTTTTAATCATAACCAAATTCAAATTGTCTATTTTAAACGGTTTGGTGACGTTTTTATACAGagtttttttccaccttcaaggctctaccaactgagccactgtcgccacgGATACACTAATATatatgtgtctccatggaaacaagtacacgactccaccaggtcaagttacaggtcagatctgagcaaAAGCAAGAACGCACGTTACCAAAGtactcattttaaacaggtacttcaatacttttacttcagtagattttccAGGTGATACTttgatttttacttgagtattttttttactctggtgtctgtacttttactcgagtaacagaattgagtacttcatccaacgCTGTAcgtctcattttgttttaagacaaataaaatacagggGAAATACATTTATACCAGTTGAacatgtctgtctccatggaaacaagtacaCGACTCCACCAGGTCCACTgagttacaggtcggatctgtggagaggcgagcctgctcACGGCAAAAACAGCATGTTACCAAAGTACTcattagtaataaaaacacgcgtaacaaaataaatgttggaTAAATgcggttaatgccatactgtggaacattccaggtcataacacattattattaaatacaaCAACCAATCAAAAGCTTGGACACACCCTCTGATTCAtggtttttttctgtatttttactactttctccattttatttaaacacagaagacatttttcttggttgttgtatttaataataatgtgttatgaccttgaatgttccacagtatggcattaataacATCTAAccaatgtttattttgttacgtgtttttattactaatgAGTACTTTGGTAACGTGCTGTTTTTGCTGTgagcaggctcgcctctccacagatccgacctgtgACTCAGTGGACCTGGTGGAGTCGTGTACTTGTCTACAGACACCAGAGcgagaaatactcaagtaaaagtatcacctggaaaaatctacttaagtaaaagtattaaagtacctgtttaaaaatgtacttaaagagtaaaaagtaaaagtatttctcacagattttgagtctttaaagcttcaaatgtggagattttgataaagatttgaattgaaatttaaagaaacaactgaatcaatcgttttgtttttcagtttttatttgtatattttagttttttttttcagcaggtctcacacaataagaaaaatacttttacttttccagttcaaagtacagatactgctctaaaatgtactcaagtaaaactaaaaaatatacagtttaaaacatactgaagtaaagtacagctacctcaaatattttcttaagtgcagtacttttactttgttatattccacCTCTGCAGAGTTGGatataaacagtttacagtttgtAGATACGACTTTAAGATGGAGGAACACGTCTAAAAACACGTCTAAAAACACGTctaaaaacacgtctgaaaacACGTCTGAAAACACGTCTGAAAACACGTCTAAAAACACGTCTAAAAACACGTCTAAAAACACGTGTGAACTTAAAGAAGGAACAAAAACTGAGGAGCTTTTGGGAAACGGACGAACGCGGAGGTCAAACTTTTATTGCAACAGCTCCACCATGTTTATACAGTCCAGAAGAGCCaaaggagccagaggagccacatGGAGTCAGAGGGAGCCACATGGAGTCAGCTGATTTGTGAGGAAAGGGCGTTACTTCTGAAGTTTCCTCTGGTGTCGTTGCTCAACACTGAACGTGGTTTACACAACACAGagctccattttattttatttttggatcCAAACTTTACGTGGCAAGAATCAGATCGTCTAGaaaactgaaaacccacctcctcgccctggtatttaacattaTGTTCTGATGCTcatcaaaaatagacctggacctgttttgtttgcatttgtaaagttaaagccaaactctggaacattcaCCTGAAATGTCCAATTACAAGTcgagtttgtggagatgcgagcccactcagagtaatgACGCAGATTTTTCTATGTGTTTCAgtccaataaaaacataaaaaataggtattagtttagtctattttttggcagaaaagttacacactgaaGCTttcaaggtcctatatgacacaaaactgactcttggagctttaagtcatgttctaacggtgtttcctcctcaaaaacagacctggagttgtgttttgtttcatttattattagtctgtaacatctccaaagctcaaaacgcgacgttccaccttgtgatgtcatcaagtgggagttttcaagttaataactcctctttttacctttagttcactagtaaaatcggcaattccaggactgaaatgatccaaatgtttctagaaataaaggtgtgtggagtttaaaaacacagaggagcacttcctgtatcaccacatgatgacatcacaaggtggaacagagtgttttcagtttaaatctgcaggtttgtgtgttaaacgtgtgaataaaaacaaaactccaggtctgtttgtgacgaggaaacgacattagaacagatctgAAAATGAAGTAATGCGTCACTCgtacttgtacttgtagtaattgtagttcacccaaatacttttactctcaCTGTGTACTTTCtaggaccactactttgtacttctactggAGTAATATTACTTCGAAGAAACGCTCTTCTGACGCCGGTCTGACTGCGCCCAAACCTGAATTTTATAAAACTATACGAAAATAATCCCCTCACGCCGTTTAGACGCGACGGAGGGGGGCGGGGCCTTGTACGCGTGacagagggggcggagtcttACCAGATGGCAGCGGCTGAGCGGAGGATGGGCGTTCACCGGCGTCAGGACTCGCCACACGGGAAGGATCCAGAGCAGGAGGGGGGTGAACCCGCGGAGGGGCATCTTAACATTCTACTGacgagaaaaacacaaaacacaagaggTTTTGGTttgataaacataaaaaaattaaataaaataaaacttcaaaccCCGGGACAACACTCAACTcattaaatatgcaaattatattaTTCCAGAAAAAATTACCACTGTTGCCGTAGCGATTTACAATGAAATATTTTGAATtgaagttctcaaaatgtcacagggccggtcccagctttcagggggccccaGGCTGAATCTGTcactggggccccctcctggctcaaCTGTTGTttatctacatttaaaaacattctgaCTCACCTCCAtcaattatttatgattatttgtgtttatatcagactgaaaacatccaaaatgtcacaacgACTAAAGccacaaaaacagaacacaaacgtataaaataaaacaacagaaaaggggctgagatttttgaaattctagacgttttttccttgtttctgttggattttaatgtgttccagttggtgacagtgtttcttacatttacattttgtcgGGTCCtcgctccggtgtaaacacagagctgccctcacctctgcccgactcaaaaacaaacgcagcagcagatattttactactttaaatctaaaacaaatcGGTTGAGGGGGATATTTGAGCTGCTGTAAACTCaccagccctgtgtccaataaaactttaaatattatatcattttcaatataaatgtacgagctcttgggggccccctgctggactcggggccctcagcagctgctcagtctgcttatagtctgaaccggccctgggtccttataaatacaataattatgTACAAAAGTCTgtaaataaatctgtttttacaTAATTAGAACATGAAAAATCCAGAGTTTTACtaattaaatgtgaaaaaactcGTCTATAATTAACTCAcgtctcctccctggtatttaaaacTTTAACACGAGCcacatcctggtgtttttattctttcccTGTGTTTactgttaaatgtttttatgttttgtgttttgacttttatgtgaaaaacTTTGATCGGctgaagaaataaagaaataaaactttaattaaACAGAATCGTGTGTTTGACTCTAAACCTGCACGTGGCTTTGTCCTCGAGAAAAACAAACTCTGTCCTGTTGAAATGGCGGCGAAACACAAAGAGAACTGCAGTAACAAATGTACGTGGAAGGGAACGAAGTACACGTGTTAAAGTACTACAGTTAAGTAGAGTTTtgaggtgtctgtactttacttcagtacattttacagtcgCTACTTCGTTCAGcttgttgttttaaatttgctacagaaataaacttgaactaagATAAATGCAGTGACGCAgtacaagtaataaagtacttttactgctttcaaatgtactgcggtaaaagtagtaaaagtaaaaataacccctcaaatcataggagaagtaaaagtacttttcatatgatctggggagttatttttaccaagttcgtggaaacatcctgaataaagtttaaaagttcaaaacaaaaataaaaacacaaaaataaaaattaagaaactgattcattttatttctgttgaacaaaatatgtttctatatttttacttttacacttaaatacttttactttttactcctaaagtacatttaaaaactcaaatccttttacttaagtagctgtttatatgtgatacttttacttttccttgagtacCTTTTCAgctgtgtatttgtacttttacttaagtaacacaacacTGCAGTACTTCATTCCTCTGTGTACATCCTGActaaagaaaaatgaagaaatcgATTCGTATCTTTAccgttgaacaaaatatgtcattttttaatctatatctgtacttttacacttaaatacttttactttttactcctaaagtacatttttaaacacttacttcttactcttgaagtacattttaaaactcaaatccttttacttaagtagctgtttatatgtgatacttttacttttccttgagtacCTTTTCAgctgtgtatttgtacttttact from Periophthalmus magnuspinnatus isolate fPerMag1 chromosome 20, fPerMag1.2.pri, whole genome shotgun sequence harbors:
- the nrros gene encoding transforming growth factor beta activator LRRC33 → MPLRGFTPLLLWILPVWRVLTPVNAHPPLSRCHLMQNTAVCNDRRLSSVPADLSQNIEELQLHQNHITTLTDDSLRRYPALRTLSLACNQLTTIQSAAFRDSHVLTSLNFANNSLSVGFHESGAALNELRTLQSLDLSENKLDEEMVGVLLGNLTSVERLNLSGNVIQRLDEDIFRRLHRLTELDLQRNFLFEIDNAFHGNHKLQRLNLAFNSLPCLTDFHLTQLQVLNASNNLIDWFISRQDVNETFQLETLDLSHNNLLFFPFLPTRSHLQNLYLSDNRLSFYEHLDNSTNPNITTTVEFYNLKNYAANVTAQLWQEDLHGDVSSLLILDLRGNHVTYFPQGFIQKMPLLSRLKMSVNCLEKLNFTSERFSGSLYELDVSRNELNHVQASDDDLRTLGNLTYFNLSQNNLSFLPTRLFPSLLNLRSVDLSYNDIDVCVEEPVNNFSRCVDWKDVRNLKQLYLKSCNIKNIPNSAFSGMSLTHLELSENPGLNVEQSLQTLWTTLQHLGLGNTKIQNFDFSEFQSLKSLNISSNSLSQFPTSLRQIGLKSLDLRDNVLSTIPADQAGALATTLTTVYLTGNSFNCCQTEWFRTFEKQETLNIADKSDIKCVDFFRRTHFVERFDPSLCFVQTEPLFWYIVLFVPVCVSFVGISVILLLTVKPKVLENSIKKKCLKPTPY